In one Massilia endophytica genomic region, the following are encoded:
- a CDS encoding IS3 family transposase — MIETIRQGLAEDGFKVSINKLCQWFDMPRRTVYYKSVKAAPKVQPRFAEPIKAMINEEPSFGYRTVAALLGFNKNTVQRIFQLRGWQVKKRPIGFRPRVQALPSVATAPDQRWATDMCRVWAGRDGWSVLALVIDCHTRELLGWHLSRSGKAKTAEAALEQALIARYGTLGKVTAPFLLRSDNGLVFTSRSYTRLVRSYGLRQEFITPHCPEQNGMVERVIRTLKEQCVHRHRFESLQNASRVIADWIGFYNNRRPHQALGMKTPAEAFRLAA, encoded by the coding sequence GTGATCGAAACGATCCGCCAGGGACTAGCAGAAGACGGATTCAAAGTTTCGATCAATAAGCTGTGCCAGTGGTTCGACATGCCGCGCCGGACGGTGTACTACAAGTCCGTCAAGGCGGCGCCGAAGGTGCAGCCGCGCTTTGCCGAACCAATCAAGGCCATGATCAACGAGGAGCCATCGTTCGGCTATCGCACCGTGGCGGCCCTGCTGGGCTTCAACAAGAACACCGTGCAACGCATCTTCCAACTACGTGGCTGGCAAGTGAAGAAGCGGCCGATCGGCTTTCGTCCGCGTGTGCAGGCCTTGCCTTCGGTGGCGACGGCTCCGGACCAGCGCTGGGCGACCGACATGTGCCGCGTCTGGGCTGGGCGCGATGGGTGGTCAGTGCTGGCTTTGGTGATCGATTGCCATACCCGTGAACTACTGGGCTGGCATCTTTCCCGCTCCGGCAAGGCTAAAACGGCGGAGGCGGCCTTGGAACAGGCCCTTATTGCCCGCTATGGCACCCTGGGCAAAGTTACAGCGCCATTCTTGTTAAGGTCGGACAACGGCTTGGTTTTCACCAGCCGCAGCTACACCAGATTGGTGCGCAGCTATGGCCTGCGCCAGGAATTCATCACGCCTCACTGCCCCGAGCAGAATGGCATGGTGGAGCGCGTCATCAGGACGCTGAAGGAGCAGTGCGTACATCGGCACCGCTTCGAAAGTTTGCAGAACGCCAGCCGGGTCATCGCCGACTGGATTGGCTTCTACAACAACCGGCGCCCGCATCAGGCGCTGGGCATGAAAACACCCGCTGAGGCGTTTAGATTAGCGGCTTAA
- a CDS encoding VOC family protein yields the protein MKKQIILNLPVKNLDKSKAFFAALGFTFDARFSGENAAFMNIVDGSIQAMLSTEPFFKSLIGKPVADAKEANEIVICLNCDTREEVDSLIAKAAAAGGRIPHPPEDHGFMYDQGFEDIDGHLWNLVWTAPEA from the coding sequence ATGAAAAAACAGATCATCCTCAACCTGCCCGTGAAGAACCTGGACAAATCCAAGGCCTTCTTTGCAGCCCTCGGCTTCACTTTCGACGCGCGGTTCAGCGGAGAAAACGCCGCGTTCATGAACATCGTCGATGGCAGCATCCAGGCCATGCTGTCGACCGAACCGTTCTTCAAGTCCCTGATCGGCAAGCCTGTGGCGGACGCGAAGGAAGCCAATGAAATCGTCATCTGCCTGAACTGCGATACCCGTGAAGAGGTGGACAGCCTGATCGCCAAGGCGGCTGCCGCTGGCGGCCGCATCCCGCATCCACCCGAGGACCATGGCTTCATGTACGACCAGGGCTTCGAGGATATCGACGGCCACCTGTGGAACCTGGTCTGGACGGCGCCGGAAGCCTGA
- a CDS encoding SPFH domain-containing protein: MSAAHIRRELAFSSTNGYLAAGAGIVLILGAVFLLKTGVEGAHGLSFFGGAVLMALAGVICLAGLYMLQPNESAILTLFGKYIGTDRNEGLRWAFPWYVKRRLSLRARNLNAPTLKVNDKRGNPVEISAAIVWRVRDTAQAVFEVDDFERYVSIQAEAALRHLAAQYAYDEGEDLPEGETTLRAGMDVVVDALKCELQERFEAAGVEVLDAKLTHLAYAAEIAQVMLRRQQAEAIISARAKIVHGAVSMVEAALKGLSERGIVELDDERKAAMVSNLLVVLCSDKETQPIVNTGTLYN; encoded by the coding sequence ATGAGCGCAGCACATATTCGCCGCGAACTGGCGTTTAGTTCGACAAATGGCTACCTGGCCGCTGGCGCCGGAATCGTCCTGATACTTGGCGCGGTATTCCTGCTGAAGACTGGAGTCGAAGGCGCCCACGGCCTGTCGTTCTTTGGGGGCGCTGTATTGATGGCACTGGCAGGCGTCATTTGCCTGGCCGGCCTCTACATGCTGCAGCCGAATGAAAGCGCGATACTGACCCTGTTCGGCAAGTACATCGGCACCGACCGCAACGAAGGCCTGCGCTGGGCGTTTCCCTGGTATGTGAAGCGCCGCCTGTCGCTGCGGGCGCGCAACCTGAATGCGCCCACGCTGAAGGTGAACGACAAGCGCGGAAACCCGGTTGAGATCAGCGCGGCCATCGTCTGGCGCGTGCGCGATACCGCCCAGGCAGTATTCGAAGTGGACGATTTCGAGCGCTATGTCTCCATCCAGGCCGAAGCCGCCCTCCGCCATCTGGCAGCGCAATATGCCTACGACGAGGGCGAAGACCTGCCCGAGGGCGAAACCACCCTCCGCGCTGGCATGGATGTGGTCGTCGATGCACTGAAGTGCGAGCTCCAGGAGCGCTTCGAAGCGGCGGGCGTCGAGGTGCTGGATGCCAAGCTTACTCACCTGGCCTACGCTGCCGAGATCGCCCAGGTCATGCTGCGCCGCCAGCAGGCCGAGGCGATCATCAGCGCCCGTGCCAAGATCGTGCATGGCGCCGTGAGCATGGTGGAGGCGGCGCTGAAGGGCCTGTCGGAGCGTGGTATCGTCGAGCTGGACGACGAGCGCAAGGCCGCAATGGTCAGCAATCTGCTGGTGGTGCTGTGTTCGGACAAGGAAACCCAGCCGATCGTCAATACGGGCACCCTCTACAACTAG
- a CDS encoding type II toxin-antitoxin system Phd/YefM family antitoxin, giving the protein MHLLKMKPISYLKNNSAELAEELRTDQTDIVITQNGVAAFVCVPIERYESSRQALALLRLLNMSRQDYAEGRSAEATEVMDRIEKELFPDI; this is encoded by the coding sequence ATGCATCTTTTGAAGATGAAACCGATCTCGTACCTGAAAAACAATTCCGCCGAGCTGGCAGAAGAACTCAGGACAGATCAGACCGATATCGTAATCACCCAGAATGGGGTTGCAGCGTTCGTCTGCGTCCCTATCGAGCGCTACGAGAGTTCGAGACAGGCGCTCGCGCTTTTGCGTCTGCTAAACATGAGTCGGCAGGACTATGCAGAGGGTAGATCGGCAGAGGCAACAGAAGTGATGGATCGCATCGAGAAAGAATTGTTCCCCGATATTTAG
- a CDS encoding DHCW motif cupin fold protein, translating to MQMSGIPFGTTDWSEVETTEHPGVTGKAFWRTRKFGDQRVRMVEYTPGYLADHWCVKGHILLCLEGELHTELEDGRTFVLRPGMSYQVADNAEPHRSSTATGAKLFIVD from the coding sequence ATGCAGATGAGCGGCATCCCGTTCGGCACCACCGACTGGTCGGAAGTGGAAACCACGGAGCACCCGGGCGTTACCGGCAAGGCCTTTTGGCGCACGCGCAAGTTCGGCGACCAGCGGGTGCGGATGGTGGAGTACACGCCCGGCTACCTGGCCGACCACTGGTGCGTGAAGGGCCACATCCTCCTCTGCCTGGAAGGCGAACTGCATACCGAGCTGGAAGACGGCCGCACATTCGTCCTGCGTCCGGGCATGAGCTATCAGGTAGCCGACAACGCTGAACCCCACCGCTCCTCCACGGCCACCGGGGCCAAACTGTTTATCGTGGATTGA
- a CDS encoding YciI-like protein — protein sequence MHYLLSYELADDYLERRELYRGKHLALAWEYADRGELLLAGAAGEPIDSAMLLFKADSPAPAEAFAKADPYVLNGIVKRWTVRKWHTVVGETASNPLR from the coding sequence ATGCACTATCTGCTGTCCTATGAACTCGCCGACGACTACCTGGAGCGCCGCGAACTGTACCGCGGCAAGCATCTTGCCCTGGCGTGGGAGTATGCGGACCGGGGCGAGCTGCTGCTGGCTGGCGCCGCTGGCGAGCCCATCGACAGCGCCATGCTGCTGTTCAAGGCCGATTCGCCAGCGCCCGCCGAAGCCTTCGCCAAGGCCGATCCCTATGTGCTGAACGGCATCGTGAAGCGCTGGACGGTGCGCAAATGGCACACCGTGGTGGGCGAAACAGCGAGCAATCCGCTGCGTTAA
- a CDS encoding DUF2917 domain-containing protein has protein sequence MEYQLAPNRPLRLEHAGGQVVECLEGVAWITSYGQYTDFLLRPGQEFVVPNDGLTLVEAMGCGRIRVAEAEAQSQMEQLLRRTQLRLVQARDHTRHSLQPAPCSDCIY, from the coding sequence ATGGAATACCAGCTTGCCCCGAACCGCCCGCTCCGCCTGGAGCACGCTGGCGGACAGGTCGTGGAATGCCTGGAAGGCGTGGCGTGGATTACGTCTTACGGCCAGTACACGGATTTCCTGCTGCGCCCAGGCCAGGAATTCGTGGTGCCCAACGACGGGCTGACGCTGGTGGAAGCCATGGGCTGCGGCCGCATCCGCGTGGCGGAAGCGGAGGCGCAGAGCCAGATGGAGCAGCTCCTGCGCCGCACCCAGCTGCGGCTGGTGCAGGCCCGCGACCATACGCGGCACAGCCTGCAGCCTGCGCCCTGCAGCGACTGCATCTATTAA
- a CDS encoding aminotransferase-like domain-containing protein, producing MPTPINLYEQLANELDALIAQRVFAPGDKLPSIRHLAQQKRLSVSTVLQALRLMEDRGLIEARPQAGYYVRHRARMLAALPTEAQPLKEPAYVGINNTLMRVLKANESPQVVHLGSAWPPDELLPMRRVQKAVAAAARRDPALLSKVSCYETNEPAFTRQVVRRALDWGQIDSAEIVVTSSCTEAISLCLRAVAKPGDTIAIESATYFVLLQLIESLGMKALEIPTHPKTGASIDALELALNAGLVQACLFIPNANNPLGCIMPEENKRRVAALLAQHDVPLIEDDVYGDLCFTPERPWPIKAYDTSGHVLLCSSFSKAVTPASRVGYVAAGRWAQEVALLKMVSSGSTSQFFQAVLADFLNGSSYDIQVRKMRRVLAQRIARMSDAVCAHFPAACSVSEPQGGFVLWVQMPEQVDALALHLEAVEQGVAFVPGPLFSASGKFGNYLRLNCGNAWSDEIERAIARLGQLVHSHAGEGPRSVGRAA from the coding sequence ATGCCCACGCCCATCAATCTGTACGAGCAGCTGGCCAACGAGCTGGACGCGCTGATCGCCCAGCGGGTGTTTGCGCCCGGCGACAAGCTGCCGTCCATCCGGCACCTGGCGCAGCAGAAGCGCCTGTCGGTGAGCACGGTCCTGCAGGCCCTGCGGCTGATGGAGGACAGGGGCCTGATCGAAGCCCGTCCCCAGGCGGGCTACTACGTGCGCCACCGCGCGCGCATGCTGGCCGCGCTGCCCACGGAAGCGCAGCCCCTCAAGGAGCCCGCCTATGTGGGCATCAACAACACGCTGATGCGGGTGCTGAAGGCGAACGAGTCGCCGCAGGTGGTGCACCTGGGCTCGGCCTGGCCGCCGGACGAGCTGCTGCCCATGCGCCGCGTGCAGAAGGCCGTCGCGGCCGCGGCGAGGCGCGATCCGGCCCTGCTGAGCAAGGTGAGCTGCTACGAAACCAACGAGCCCGCCTTTACGCGCCAGGTGGTGCGCCGGGCGCTGGACTGGGGCCAGATCGACTCAGCCGAGATCGTGGTCACCAGCTCCTGCACGGAAGCCATCAGCTTGTGCCTGCGCGCCGTGGCGAAGCCGGGCGACACCATCGCCATCGAATCCGCCACGTATTTCGTGCTGCTCCAGCTAATCGAAAGCCTGGGCATGAAGGCGCTGGAGATTCCCACCCATCCGAAAACTGGCGCCTCCATCGATGCGCTGGAGCTGGCGCTGAACGCGGGCCTGGTGCAGGCCTGCCTCTTCATCCCCAATGCGAACAATCCGCTCGGCTGCATCATGCCCGAGGAGAACAAGCGCCGTGTGGCGGCCCTGCTGGCCCAGCACGACGTGCCGCTCATTGAGGACGACGTCTACGGCGACCTGTGCTTCACGCCGGAGCGCCCCTGGCCCATCAAGGCCTACGACACCAGCGGCCACGTGCTCCTGTGCTCATCGTTCTCCAAGGCCGTGACGCCCGCCTCGCGCGTCGGATACGTGGCGGCGGGGCGCTGGGCGCAGGAAGTGGCCCTGCTGAAGATGGTGTCCAGCGGCTCCACCAGCCAGTTCTTCCAGGCCGTGCTGGCCGACTTCCTGAACGGCAGCAGCTACGATATACAGGTGCGCAAGATGCGCCGCGTGCTGGCCCAGCGCATCGCCCGCATGTCGGACGCGGTGTGCGCCCATTTCCCTGCCGCCTGTTCGGTCAGCGAACCGCAGGGCGGCTTCGTGCTGTGGGTGCAGATGCCCGAGCAGGTGGACGCGCTGGCCCTGCACCTGGAAGCGGTGGAGCAGGGCGTGGCCTTCGTTCCCGGCCCGCTCTTCTCTGCCAGCGGCAAATTCGGCAACTACCTGCGCCTCAACTGCGGCAACGCCTGGAGCGACGAGATCGAGCGCGCCATCGCCCGCCTCGGCCAGCTGGTGCACAGCCATGCCGGAGAAGGCCCGCGCAGCGTTGGCCGGGCCGCCTGA
- the serS gene encoding serine--tRNA ligase, which produces MIDIQLLRKDIDTVAAKLATRKFQLDVAGFNALEGERKAIQMRTEELQSKRNSLSKQIGMMKGKGEDTSAVMAEVAGLGDELKNNEQALAVVQERMSAFLQAVPNLPHESVPVGTDETGNVEVRKVGTPRSFDFEIKDHVDVGAPLGLDFDTATKLTGSRFSVMKGGIARLHRALAQFMLDTHTDKHGYTECYTPYMVNAESLLGTGQLPKFEADLFSVKKGGAEGEGETFYLIPTSEVSLTNIVRDDIVAADALPLRMTAHTPCFRSEAGSYGRDTRGMIRQHQFDKVEMVQVVHPEKSYEALEEMVGHAETILQQLGLPYRVMSLCTGDMGFGAAKTYDLEVWLPAQNTYREISSLSNCEAFQARRMQARFRNAQGKPELLHTLNGSGLAVGRTLVAVLENYQQADGSVEIPAVLQPYMGGLTKLS; this is translated from the coding sequence ATGATAGACATCCAACTGCTCCGTAAAGATATCGATACCGTCGCCGCCAAACTGGCGACCCGCAAGTTCCAGCTGGACGTCGCCGGCTTCAACGCCCTGGAGGGCGAACGCAAGGCGATCCAGATGCGCACCGAGGAACTGCAAAGCAAGCGCAACTCGCTGTCCAAGCAGATCGGCATGATGAAGGGCAAAGGCGAGGACACCAGCGCCGTGATGGCCGAAGTGGCCGGCCTGGGCGATGAGCTGAAGAACAATGAACAGGCGCTGGCCGTGGTGCAGGAGAGGATGAGCGCCTTCCTGCAGGCCGTGCCCAACCTGCCGCACGAATCCGTGCCGGTGGGGACGGACGAAACGGGCAATGTCGAAGTGCGCAAAGTGGGGACCCCGCGCAGCTTCGACTTCGAGATCAAGGACCATGTCGATGTCGGCGCGCCGCTCGGCCTGGACTTCGACACCGCCACCAAGCTGACCGGCTCGCGCTTCTCCGTCATGAAAGGCGGCATCGCCCGCCTGCACCGCGCACTCGCGCAGTTCATGCTCGATACGCACACCGACAAGCATGGCTACACCGAGTGCTACACGCCTTACATGGTGAACGCCGAGTCCCTGCTGGGCACCGGCCAGCTGCCTAAATTCGAAGCCGACCTGTTCTCGGTAAAGAAGGGCGGCGCGGAAGGCGAGGGCGAGACCTTCTACCTGATTCCGACCTCCGAAGTTTCGCTGACCAATATCGTCCGCGATGACATCGTGGCCGCCGATGCGCTGCCCCTGCGCATGACCGCGCACACGCCGTGCTTCCGTTCCGAAGCAGGCAGCTATGGCCGCGACACGCGCGGCATGATCCGCCAGCACCAGTTCGACAAGGTCGAAATGGTGCAGGTGGTGCACCCTGAAAAATCGTACGAAGCACTGGAAGAGATGGTAGGCCACGCCGAAACCATACTGCAGCAGCTTGGGCTGCCGTACCGCGTCATGTCCCTGTGCACAGGCGACATGGGCTTTGGCGCCGCCAAGACCTACGACCTGGAAGTGTGGCTGCCCGCGCAGAACACCTACCGCGAAATCTCCTCGCTCTCGAACTGCGAAGCCTTCCAGGCGCGCCGCATGCAGGCCCGCTTCCGCAACGCCCAGGGCAAGCCGGAACTGCTGCACACCCTGAACGGCTCCGGGCTGGCCGTTGGCCGCACCCTGGTCGCCGTGCTGGAAAACTACCAGCAGGCCGATGGCAGCGTCGAAATCCCTGCCGTGCTCCAGCCATACATGGGCGGCCTGACCAAACTTTCTTAA
- a CDS encoding DNA-binding protein: protein MARPGLSKLQVKEVREQMLAEGRHPSADAVRAALGNTGSKSTIHKYLKELAGESPAASASRNDTVRSLNALVEQLAEKLHSDAEDRIRALQARYEMALRQKDAEIAELRERVGTLSAGPANQPLSRLGAGFGRFESLVQAGRSGRGKASVFSSVLASGRSVLSDLGVIRPAGLSFP from the coding sequence ATGGCAAGGCCAGGGCTGTCGAAACTGCAGGTCAAGGAAGTGCGCGAGCAGATGCTTGCCGAAGGCCGCCATCCGTCCGCCGATGCGGTGCGCGCCGCCTTGGGCAATACCGGCTCCAAATCCACCATCCACAAGTACCTGAAGGAGCTGGCGGGCGAGAGCCCGGCAGCCAGCGCGAGCCGGAACGATACGGTCCGCTCCCTGAATGCCCTGGTCGAACAGCTGGCCGAGAAGCTGCACAGCGACGCCGAAGACCGCATCCGCGCATTGCAGGCCCGGTACGAGATGGCCTTGCGCCAGAAGGATGCCGAAATCGCCGAGCTGCGCGAGCGCGTGGGGACACTGTCCGCCGGTCCTGCCAACCAACCGCTGTCGCGCCTTGGCGCAGGCTTCGGCCGCTTCGAAAGCCTTGTGCAGGCAGGCCGCAGTGGACGCGGAAAGGCCTCAGTCTTCAGCAGCGTTCTTGCCAGCGGCCGCTCCGTGCTCTCCGATCTGGGCGTTATCCGCCCCGCAGGTTTGTCGTTCCCATAG